The following coding sequences lie in one Flavobacteriales bacterium genomic window:
- a CDS encoding class I SAM-dependent methyltransferase has protein sequence MTKKKLNLGCGTDIREGWINLDNFDDKRIDVKHDLETFPYPFEDNYFDEIIAVNVLEHIENPVRVIEELHRITAKNGKVTIRVPYYNSKDMGTDPTHKNFFSEHSLDYFDPSKKHCQERPYYSTARFSINKTSAFTNILSLKYVQISSNVLKAPLFYIAGLIGNVVSVIEFELICQK, from the coding sequence ATGACTAAAAAAAAGCTAAACTTAGGTTGTGGAACCGACATTAGAGAAGGTTGGATTAACCTTGATAATTTCGATGATAAGCGTATTGATGTAAAGCACGATTTAGAAACCTTTCCATATCCATTTGAAGATAATTATTTTGATGAAATTATTGCTGTGAATGTTTTAGAACACATTGAAAATCCAGTTCGAGTAATTGAAGAATTGCACAGAATTACAGCAAAAAATGGAAAAGTTACCATAAGAGTACCATACTACAATTCTAAAGATATGGGGACTGACCCTACCCACAAAAATTTCTTTTCGGAGCATAGTTTGGATTATTTCGACCCATCAAAAAAACATTGTCAGGAACGACCATATTATTCCACGGCTAGATTTAGTATTAACAAAACATCTGCTTTTACTAATATTTTATCATTAAAATATGTTCAGATATCAAGCAACGTTTTAAAAGCTCCATTATTTTATATTGCAGGTTTAATTGGCAATGTTGTTAGTGTTATTGAATTCGAATTAATATGCCAGAAATAA
- a CDS encoding histidine kinase encodes MQVFRLLYIFTISFCLCNHIIAQNYNYKHFTVEDGLPSSEVYSTFQDSRGYIWFATDAGVSRFNGYEFKNFDVKDGLTDNTVFLIREDSEGRIWFGTFNKKICYFYNDSIYPFEHNDKILKTIDGNAILHSFAIDKDGTVWMGFALYGMLNCTQEGNIKLLSSKKENKFIVYEINGYQVWTFSRNEDVLFDVLDTDVSVLQQVKLEYHEQNKSSNYGVFNITFNSRESEGLYNVAIEKTIENKLLFFEDSLGFLDFKKGQISFKTTSLKNRFHNRILSTNTFDGYLWICVQNEGIYKYKIKNQNLMFEENILVSKLVSRIFKDNEGGYWITTLKEGVYYLKNNNFKSDDIVVSSIDVDTQNKVVYLGLKDKKILKRKINETPLTYTKITESDDIPQNIVFDKSTNSILADGYFETLRKIYSTGLNKKIKVIHPSTKAAIIEGNKIYRVNSNGFSKIVDDVEVYYSLRDGQKKYWCTSLIKENENIWIGTNQGLICFNNVKHLMLEPFKNNDILSTGVTCLEKFNNEIVLIGTKSFGLVLMKNGKIIDIIDEQKGLVGDLVKSVHVDYQDEIWVGTNNGLSRLNYHSSKNYHIQNITTKHGLISNEIAHIKSCDNTIFLVTPKNLIEFDKTKVLINKTRLPIHITGFKVNDKELKFTVDTIIELSYNENRIDINFESLNYKSLGNIEYKYKLSDIDTMWYNTTQNTVNFYGLSSGNYTFEVKAKNEDGFWSHPVKIRFKINPPFWLTWWFISVEILMLLLVIIGVFKFRETQIRIKSKNAQRLAENEKKIIELELKALKSQINPHFIFNTLNSIQHFISSNNFKDSNRYITNFSKLIRMVLNHSDKSYITLRDETEMLNLYLSLEQVRFSEGFDYVLKVNDNIDLDYDKIAPMLLQPFIENAIWHGLMNKKEKGFVEVSFSLDNDFLICTISDNGIGRDAAEKIKSARGIQNKSVGMTITKERLNIINNEVYENMNVEMIDLFDDKKQASGTKVIIKIKLN; translated from the coding sequence ATGCAAGTTTTTAGGTTATTATACATTTTTACAATCTCTTTCTGTCTGTGTAACCATATAATAGCTCAAAATTATAATTACAAGCATTTTACAGTTGAGGATGGATTGCCTAGCTCTGAGGTATATTCTACATTTCAAGATTCTAGAGGTTATATTTGGTTTGCAACTGATGCAGGAGTTAGCAGGTTTAATGGTTATGAGTTTAAAAATTTTGATGTTAAGGATGGATTAACCGATAATACTGTTTTTTTAATCAGAGAAGATTCAGAAGGAAGAATATGGTTTGGAACTTTTAACAAAAAAATATGCTATTTCTATAACGATAGTATTTATCCATTCGAACATAACGATAAAATTTTAAAAACTATCGATGGAAATGCAATACTACATTCATTTGCTATTGATAAAGATGGTACTGTTTGGATGGGTTTCGCACTGTATGGAATGCTTAATTGTACTCAAGAAGGTAACATTAAGTTGTTGTCAAGTAAGAAAGAAAATAAATTTATTGTATACGAGATAAATGGTTATCAGGTTTGGACATTTTCGAGAAATGAGGATGTGTTATTTGATGTTCTTGATACAGATGTTTCTGTTTTACAACAAGTAAAACTTGAATATCATGAGCAAAATAAAAGCTCAAATTATGGAGTATTTAATATAACATTTAATTCTCGTGAGTCTGAAGGGTTGTATAATGTTGCAATTGAAAAAACAATCGAAAATAAACTACTTTTTTTTGAAGACAGTTTAGGATTTCTTGATTTTAAAAAAGGACAGATTTCTTTTAAAACAACTAGTTTAAAAAATAGGTTTCATAATAGGATTCTTTCAACAAATACATTTGATGGTTATTTATGGATTTGTGTTCAAAATGAAGGAATTTATAAATATAAAATAAAGAACCAAAACTTGATGTTTGAAGAAAATATCTTGGTATCGAAATTAGTGTCAAGAATATTTAAAGATAACGAAGGAGGCTATTGGATAACAACATTAAAAGAAGGAGTGTATTATTTGAAAAATAATAACTTCAAAAGTGATGATATTGTTGTTTCATCTATAGATGTTGACACACAAAATAAAGTTGTTTACCTAGGTCTTAAAGATAAGAAAATACTAAAAAGAAAAATTAATGAAACACCATTAACTTACACTAAAATAACCGAATCGGATGATATTCCTCAAAATATTGTTTTTGATAAAAGTACCAACAGTATATTAGCTGATGGATACTTTGAAACATTAAGAAAGATTTATAGTACTGGACTTAATAAAAAAATTAAAGTTATACATCCATCAACCAAAGCCGCCATTATTGAAGGAAATAAAATATATAGGGTAAATAGTAATGGGTTTTCTAAGATTGTTGATGATGTTGAAGTTTATTATTCATTGAGAGATGGGCAAAAGAAATATTGGTGTACGAGTTTAATAAAAGAAAATGAAAACATTTGGATAGGTACTAATCAAGGGTTGATATGTTTTAATAATGTAAAGCATTTGATGTTGGAGCCATTTAAAAATAATGACATATTAAGTACTGGAGTAACTTGTTTGGAAAAATTTAATAATGAAATAGTTTTAATTGGCACAAAAAGTTTTGGATTGGTGTTAATGAAAAATGGAAAAATTATTGATATTATTGATGAACAAAAAGGACTTGTAGGTGATTTAGTCAAAAGTGTTCATGTTGATTATCAGGATGAAATTTGGGTAGGTACCAATAATGGATTATCTCGACTTAATTATCATTCTTCAAAAAATTACCATATTCAAAACATTACCACCAAGCATGGGTTGATTTCAAATGAAATCGCTCACATTAAGTCGTGTGATAATACCATTTTTTTAGTTACGCCAAAAAACCTTATTGAATTTGATAAAACAAAAGTACTCATCAATAAAACGAGATTACCTATACACATAACGGGGTTTAAAGTGAATGATAAAGAATTGAAATTTACAGTAGATACTATTATTGAACTCAGTTACAATGAGAATAGAATCGACATAAATTTTGAAAGTTTAAACTATAAAAGTTTAGGTAATATAGAATATAAATATAAGTTGTCAGACATTGATACGATGTGGTACAATACCACTCAAAATACTGTCAATTTTTATGGGTTATCTTCGGGTAATTACACCTTTGAAGTAAAGGCAAAAAATGAAGATGGTTTTTGGAGTCATCCGGTTAAGATTAGGTTTAAAATCAATCCTCCTTTTTGGCTTACATGGTGGTTTATAAGTGTCGAAATTTTGATGTTGCTGTTAGTTATAATTGGTGTTTTCAAATTTAGAGAAACCCAAATACGCATAAAAAGTAAAAACGCACAAAGATTAGCAGAAAACGAAAAAAAGATAATTGAACTCGAATTAAAGGCACTTAAATCACAAATAAATCCCCATTTTATTTTTAACACCTTAAACTCTATTCAGCATTTTATATCAAGTAATAATTTTAAAGATTCGAATAGGTACATTACTAACTTTTCGAAACTAATTCGAATGGTTTTAAACCATTCAGATAAAAGTTATATTACTTTAAGAGATGAAACTGAGATGCTTAATTTATATTTATCATTAGAACAAGTAAGATTTAGTGAAGGTTTTGATTATGTATTAAAGGTAAATGATAATATAGACTTGGATTACGATAAAATTGCACCAATGCTACTACAACCATTTATTGAAAATGCGATATGGCATGGGTTAATGAATAAAAAAGAGAAAGGATTTGTTGAAGTTTCATTTTCTTTAGATAATGATTTTTTAATATGTACAATTTCTGATAATGGTATTGGAAGAGATGCTGCAGAAAAAATTAAATCTGCTCGTGGTATCCAAAACAAATCGGTTGGGATGACCATTACAAAAGAACGGTTAAATATTATAAATAATGAGGTTTACGAAAACATGAATGTAGAAATGATTGATTTGTTTGATGATAAAAAACAAGCGTCAGGAACAAAAGTGATTATAAAAATAAAATTAAATTAA
- a CDS encoding T9SS type A sorting domain-containing protein, whose amino-acid sequence MEQIEVYAETPSQFFYIDVVGNMRAEDVSIFNYTGCKVENVTISNETDKLVIDVNNLSKGVYYVVFIERTEGVIKKGKFIVTK is encoded by the coding sequence ATGGAACAAATCGAGGTATATGCTGAAACACCATCTCAATTTTTTTATATAGATGTTGTTGGTAACATGAGAGCAGAAGATGTAAGTATTTTTAATTATACAGGTTGTAAAGTTGAAAATGTAACAATTAGTAATGAAACAGACAAATTAGTTATCGATGTTAACAATTTATCTAAAGGAGTATATTATGTCGTTTTCATTGAACGAACAGAAGGTGTGATAAAAAAAGGAAAATTTATTGTAACTAAATAA
- a CDS encoding oligosaccharide flippase family protein produces the protein MFSANSLIHLIEFGSQLFVAWILLADDIGRIKSLQTFASVGVIIAGLGFNTSILKLCSEKDVTDEEKQTLFASAIKTTLLFSFLTILLAIVLSFFNLISKDTLTNNLFLYYSLSIPLLALNNLLVAYYQALKAFKKVSVLLVIARIIHVAIIISLTYLFGLNGFIIGVIIGFLISTLLLLSKTEFLKTWKKTTSIHFKKNWDLAKYAFLGNTINMLSLYLDIFFLNHLVNNPEEIGFYGFALTLIAGLRIVTSTAQQFVTPYYSEFSSNVPQILKAFKKSNQIFGATILVVGVLAILIVPLVIHFVFSGKYDASMFYFQILTLSWIIRSWVSLKGPFLLAIGYVHVAFKVSLWVFLITILPYWYAVKVYQIQGALYGQVFVSIVFFIVVNISFKQVLKKLYH, from the coding sequence TTGTTTTCTGCTAATTCACTCATCCACCTTATTGAATTTGGTTCTCAATTATTTGTTGCTTGGATATTGTTGGCTGATGATATTGGTCGTATTAAATCCCTTCAAACTTTCGCTTCTGTTGGTGTAATTATTGCTGGATTAGGCTTTAACACCTCTATACTTAAATTATGTTCTGAAAAAGATGTAACCGATGAAGAAAAACAAACACTTTTTGCATCTGCTATAAAAACAACTTTACTTTTTAGTTTTTTAACTATTCTGTTAGCGATTGTTTTATCTTTTTTTAATTTAATATCAAAAGATACTTTAACCAACAACCTTTTTCTATACTACAGTTTATCTATTCCACTTCTTGCTTTAAACAACCTTTTGGTAGCTTACTACCAAGCGTTAAAAGCATTTAAAAAAGTATCCGTATTATTGGTAATTGCCCGAATAATTCATGTTGCTATAATTATAAGTTTAACATACCTATTCGGATTAAATGGATTTATTATAGGCGTAATTATTGGTTTTTTAATTAGTACGCTATTATTATTATCTAAAACCGAGTTTTTGAAAACTTGGAAAAAAACTACTTCGATTCATTTTAAAAAAAATTGGGATTTAGCTAAATATGCCTTTTTAGGTAACACCATAAACATGTTGTCTCTGTATTTAGATATCTTTTTTCTGAATCATTTGGTAAATAACCCTGAAGAAATTGGTTTTTATGGTTTTGCACTCACACTTATTGCTGGATTAAGAATTGTAACTTCTACCGCCCAACAGTTTGTTACTCCTTATTATTCCGAATTCTCTAGCAACGTGCCACAAATACTAAAAGCATTTAAAAAATCGAATCAAATTTTTGGAGCAACCATACTTGTAGTTGGTGTATTAGCCATATTAATTGTTCCATTGGTTATTCATTTCGTATTTTCTGGGAAATATGATGCATCTATGTTCTATTTCCAAATTTTAACGTTAAGTTGGATAATAAGAAGTTGGGTTTCGCTTAAAGGACCTTTCTTGTTAGCAATTGGTTATGTGCATGTCGCTTTTAAAGTATCTTTATGGGTATTTTTAATTACTATTTTACCTTATTGGTATGCTGTTAAAGTTTATCAAATTCAGGGGGCTTTATATGGTCAGGTTTTCGTTTCAATCGTATTTTTTATTGTGGTAAACATCAGTTTTAAACAGGTACTAAAAAAATTATATCATTAG
- a CDS encoding alginate lyase family protein: MNINDIIVEQYLNHTFNYLGSGWINRNIKNNAKVLTIHNTITTQILGLIDSNYSSIDWQKEPIANHSFDIQLPYNKQKSRNGVDIKHTWELGRLQHLPRLALYAVYAQNKERYITEFKNVTLDFIANNPIGMGVQWSCTMDVGIRVSNLLLAYDIFSQLDEKSILNDEFKKIFTDSIFLHGQFIFNHLEYKEGLTGNHYLFNLAGLLFVGNYLTGNTEIQQWLTFSTKEIENEYFKQFFTDGGNFEGSTTYHCLSAEMMAYSTALLMRNNHHFSTEFKSRINKTATFISSILKPNGEVPQFGDNDSGRFFKLSYTDLDDDENLLNYEGLISAFGAIINNPLFSTFINKFPLEHHILAQLADGKTIESTTNKTSYNYQSSEKDLTHTKTHEIVFDKIENLLANLSFIHYPDFGISIFKSTNFYLAISTISNKKMHHSWGHVHNDKLSFELYVNGKDLVKDAGSYCYTSNIKTRNIFRATKAHHTAIVDGIEQNKFITSKNGLFYLDRETKCSLLEYSQNSLKLMVEYYGITHIRNFEILNDRLVITDYCNKPFEQHFNTTLFSNGYGKKLF, from the coding sequence TTGAATATAAATGATATAATTGTTGAACAATATCTAAATCACACTTTTAATTATTTAGGAAGTGGTTGGATAAATAGAAATATAAAAAATAATGCGAAAGTTTTAACCATTCATAACACTATTACAACACAGATTTTAGGTTTAATTGATAGCAACTACTCATCTATAGACTGGCAAAAAGAACCTATTGCAAATCACAGTTTCGATATTCAACTTCCTTATAATAAACAAAAATCGAGAAATGGAGTTGATATTAAGCACACGTGGGAGTTGGGTCGGTTACAACATTTGCCACGTTTGGCTCTCTATGCTGTATACGCTCAAAATAAAGAACGCTACATCACAGAGTTTAAAAATGTAACGCTTGATTTTATTGCCAACAACCCAATAGGAATGGGCGTTCAGTGGTCTTGCACGATGGACGTTGGTATTAGAGTTTCTAATCTTTTATTGGCTTATGATATTTTTAGTCAGCTTGACGAAAAATCCATTTTAAATGATGAATTCAAAAAAATATTTACAGATTCCATTTTCTTGCACGGACAATTTATTTTTAATCATTTAGAATACAAAGAAGGTTTAACTGGTAATCATTACTTGTTTAATCTAGCTGGACTATTATTTGTTGGTAATTATTTAACTGGAAATACAGAGATACAACAATGGCTTACTTTCTCTACCAAAGAAATTGAAAACGAATATTTTAAGCAATTTTTTACTGATGGTGGAAATTTTGAAGGCTCAACAACCTATCATTGTTTGAGTGCCGAAATGATGGCGTATTCAACAGCTTTGTTGATGAGAAATAATCACCATTTTAGTACTGAATTTAAATCACGAATAAATAAAACTGCTACATTTATTTCATCTATTTTAAAGCCAAATGGCGAAGTACCTCAATTTGGAGATAACGATAGTGGTCGGTTTTTTAAATTATCGTACACCGATTTAGATGATGATGAGAATCTCTTAAATTATGAAGGTTTAATATCAGCTTTTGGAGCAATAATTAATAACCCGTTGTTTTCAACTTTTATAAATAAATTTCCACTTGAACACCATATACTCGCTCAGTTAGCAGATGGAAAAACTATCGAATCGACAACTAACAAAACTTCATACAATTATCAATCATCAGAAAAAGATTTGACCCACACCAAAACACATGAAATAGTGTTTGATAAAATTGAAAACTTATTAGCTAACCTAAGTTTTATCCATTATCCAGATTTTGGTATTTCTATTTTTAAATCGACCAATTTTTATTTAGCCATAAGTACTATTTCAAACAAAAAAATGCACCACAGTTGGGGGCATGTTCACAACGATAAACTTTCGTTTGAATTATATGTAAATGGAAAAGATTTAGTAAAAGATGCAGGAAGCTATTGCTATACTTCTAACATTAAAACGAGAAATATATTTAGGGCGACAAAAGCTCACCATACTGCAATTGTTGATGGTATTGAACAAAATAAATTTATCACTTCAAAAAACGGCTTGTTTTATTTAGATAGAGAAACCAAATGTAGCTTATTAGAATATTCTCAAAACTCGCTAAAACTAATGGTAGAATATTATGGAATAACTCACATTAGAAACTTTGAAATTTTAAATGACCGATTAGTTATTACAGATTATTGTAATAAACCCTTTGAACAACATTTTAACACTACTCTATTTTCTAATGGTTATGGAAAAAAACTGTTTTAA
- a CDS encoding response regulator transcription factor yields MIKAIVIDDEEKSRKVLIRLIEEVSEDINVIGEAGSVKEGFEVINKLKPDLVFLDIEMLDGTGFKLLEKFNKISFDVIFTTAYDQYAIRAFKFSALDYLLKPINVDDLESALSRVKKNETSENDKFALIENLLQNVTMLSKPKRIAIKGATTIDYLNINEIMYCTSDLYLTEFFLANGNKISSVKPLKEYEDLLDEDVFFRVSRSYIVNSNFVVSYKKDTSILKMSNNVEIELTRRRKKEFMDYMDTRLINYL; encoded by the coding sequence ATGATAAAAGCTATTGTAATTGATGATGAAGAAAAATCTAGGAAAGTTTTGATAAGATTAATAGAGGAGGTGTCTGAAGATATAAATGTAATTGGTGAGGCAGGTTCGGTTAAAGAAGGTTTTGAAGTGATTAATAAATTAAAACCAGATTTAGTTTTTTTAGATATTGAAATGCTTGATGGAACGGGTTTTAAACTGCTTGAAAAATTTAATAAAATTTCGTTCGATGTTATTTTTACAACTGCATACGATCAATATGCCATAAGAGCTTTTAAGTTTAGTGCTTTAGATTACTTGCTTAAACCAATTAATGTTGATGATTTAGAGAGTGCTTTATCTAGAGTTAAAAAAAATGAAACCAGTGAAAATGATAAGTTTGCTTTAATCGAAAATTTATTGCAAAATGTAACAATGCTTTCTAAGCCAAAACGTATAGCTATAAAAGGAGCAACAACAATTGATTACTTAAATATAAACGAAATCATGTATTGTACTTCCGATTTGTATTTGACAGAGTTTTTTCTTGCAAATGGCAATAAGATTTCATCGGTTAAACCCTTAAAGGAATACGAAGACTTACTGGATGAAGATGTTTTTTTTAGAGTTAGTAGATCATACATTGTTAATTCAAATTTTGTAGTTTCATACAAAAAAGACACATCAATTCTAAAGATGTCGAACAATGTGGAAATTGAATTAACTAGAAGAAGAAAGAAAGAATTTATGGATTATATGGATACTAGATTAATAAATTATTTATAA
- the asnB gene encoding asparagine synthase (glutamine-hydrolyzing), which yields MCGFVGYVGLTNAEPINIDVFASMNDAISHRGPDGEGFAFFGNYSAQDITDFKAKRPDALIFREASKRTIALAHRRLSIIDLSTDALQPMQSIDKNITILFNGEIYNHQEIKEQLLEKGHLFKTNHSDTEVVINAYIEWGIDCIKKFRGMFSIALWDELKETLWLVRDRIGIKPMYYTHQNGRIYFGSEIKAIIEDATIKRAINHEGMYNYLSFLTVPAPQTLFENIYKLPAGHLLKIENGKMGNPIEYWDVFDEVVPNTSSEDKITKEVLAELTESVKYHGVADIPVGIFLSGGIDSSLNAALFSKIANYSVKAFSVGYENDENLKSYKNEFKYAQQAAKHSNCEYHQQILTQQDFIDFLPKLIHHQDEPIGDPVCMPVYFVSKLAKENNVSVCQVGEGSDELFWGYSSWKYFLTLQNLNDIKFIPKTLKKIALKSLKLFGKDDTVYYEWLKRGVDGQKVFWSGAEAFTETQKSKLLSKKFIDTLQPNYSSWNIINKHYLNFNQKAPEKSNLNWMSYIDLKMRLPELLLMRVDKMSMAVSLEARVPFLDHKFVNYAMGIPSALKTTNNESKYVLKQAIKNVIPDSIIYRKKQGFDAPVYDWMMDDLGAIAKEKIALFNKHTGFLNDSYVNTIFEKKSGKQLWFVLNLALWWEYYIFNHEQKAA from the coding sequence ATGTGTGGATTTGTAGGATATGTAGGATTAACAAACGCTGAACCAATAAATATTGATGTTTTTGCTAGCATGAACGATGCTATCAGCCACAGAGGTCCTGATGGTGAAGGCTTTGCTTTTTTTGGAAATTATTCTGCTCAAGATATTACAGATTTTAAAGCCAAAAGACCTGATGCCCTAATTTTTCGAGAAGCTTCCAAAAGAACGATTGCTCTTGCTCATAGAAGATTATCTATTATAGATTTAAGTACCGATGCTTTACAACCCATGCAGAGCATCGACAAAAATATCACCATACTTTTTAATGGAGAAATCTACAACCATCAAGAAATAAAAGAACAACTCCTTGAAAAAGGACACCTATTTAAAACCAACCATTCGGATACGGAAGTAGTCATTAATGCTTATATAGAATGGGGTATTGATTGTATTAAAAAATTCAGAGGCATGTTTTCTATTGCACTTTGGGATGAGTTAAAAGAAACGCTTTGGTTGGTAAGAGATAGAATTGGTATAAAACCAATGTACTATACCCATCAAAACGGAAGAATTTATTTTGGAAGTGAAATAAAAGCCATTATTGAAGATGCTACCATTAAAAGAGCTATAAATCATGAAGGAATGTATAATTATCTTTCATTTTTGACGGTACCTGCCCCACAAACACTTTTTGAAAACATTTATAAATTACCAGCAGGTCATTTGTTAAAAATCGAAAATGGTAAAATGGGTAATCCTATTGAATACTGGGATGTTTTTGATGAAGTTGTACCAAATACCTCTTCTGAAGACAAAATAACAAAAGAAGTATTAGCGGAATTAACTGAAAGCGTCAAATATCATGGTGTAGCCGACATCCCTGTTGGTATTTTTCTTTCTGGAGGAATTGATTCTAGTTTAAATGCGGCCTTATTCTCAAAAATTGCCAATTATAGTGTAAAAGCTTTTTCGGTGGGATATGAAAATGACGAAAATTTAAAATCGTATAAAAACGAATTTAAATATGCTCAACAAGCAGCAAAACACTCCAATTGCGAATACCACCAGCAAATACTTACTCAACAAGATTTTATTGATTTTCTTCCAAAACTAATTCACCATCAAGACGAACCAATTGGCGACCCTGTTTGTATGCCTGTATATTTTGTTTCTAAACTTGCTAAAGAAAATAATGTTTCTGTTTGTCAGGTTGGCGAAGGAAGCGACGAATTATTTTGGGGTTATTCCTCTTGGAAATATTTTTTGACGTTGCAAAATTTGAACGACATTAAATTTATTCCAAAAACATTAAAAAAAATAGCACTTAAATCATTAAAACTTTTTGGTAAAGATGATACCGTATATTACGAGTGGCTTAAACGTGGTGTTGATGGTCAAAAAGTTTTTTGGAGCGGTGCTGAGGCTTTCACCGAAACTCAAAAGAGTAAATTATTGTCTAAAAAATTTATTGATACTTTACAACCCAACTATAGTTCTTGGAACATAATAAATAAGCACTATCTAAATTTTAATCAAAAAGCACCTGAAAAAAGTAACCTCAATTGGATGAGTTACATCGATTTAAAGATGAGATTACCTGAGTTACTTTTAATGAGGGTTGATAAAATGAGTATGGCTGTTTCGTTAGAGGCAAGAGTTCCTTTTTTAGACCACAAATTTGTAAACTACGCTATGGGAATACCATCAGCATTAAAAACAACGAATAACGAATCGAAATACGTATTAAAACAAGCTATAAAAAATGTGATTCCTGATAGTATTATTTATAGAAAAAAACAAGGCTTTGATGCCCCTGTTTACGATTGGATGATGGATGACTTAGGAGCTATAGCTAAGGAAAAAATTGCCTTATTTAATAAACATACTGGCTTTTTAAACGATAGCTATGTTAACACCATTTTTGAAAAAAAAAGTGGAAAACAACTTTGGTTTGTCTTAAATTTAGCTTTATGGTGGGAGTACTATATTTTTAATCACGAACAAAAAGCTGCTTAA
- a CDS encoding glycosyltransferase family 4 protein: MPEIKKGIFIISCLLEPPFGGISKYLSFSLPKIANETPIYGITQRGYENFGNKEVDLPHFKTKLIKSNLLAVVLFPFMVIKHLGFVNQLLFKYNLPFLEVMKLIYFWFPEVDNYLKKVKDTIKYIHVYNRPYDHGAIGMYLSKRYNIPLLLTTFGELVPHKDEIERIDDYSTRFNKITADVLTHATKISSPTKYCQSIIDEFKIDTAKIHLTYHVCDIDKFNKNENNFQTILEKHPQLKGKRCVLFVGQMLRRKAPDLIIKAAQNIKNLDKNIMFIFVGPDFGFYNELKTIAKDANLENQCLFPGAVSESDLFEFYSLADIFIFTTISKIECLGLVFVQAMLSNCAVIASNISGVPEVITNGENGLLFEPGNIKELQNHLENLLHDDDLKDKLKKSGKETVMQQFDEQIVLQQIKDFYK, from the coding sequence ATGCCAGAAATAAAAAAAGGTATTTTTATTATTAGCTGCTTACTTGAACCTCCTTTTGGAGGTATTTCAAAATACTTATCGTTTAGTTTACCTAAAATTGCCAATGAAACTCCTATATATGGAATAACTCAACGTGGGTATGAAAACTTTGGTAACAAAGAAGTTGACCTACCCCATTTTAAAACCAAACTTATTAAAAGCAACTTGCTTGCTGTTGTATTATTTCCATTCATGGTTATAAAACATTTAGGATTTGTTAATCAACTCCTTTTTAAATACAATTTACCATTTTTAGAAGTAATGAAGCTCATCTACTTCTGGTTTCCTGAGGTGGACAACTACTTAAAAAAGGTAAAAGACACCATAAAATATATACATGTTTATAATAGACCTTATGACCACGGAGCAATTGGAATGTATCTTTCTAAAAGATACAACATACCTTTACTGCTTACCACTTTTGGAGAATTAGTTCCACATAAAGATGAGATTGAACGTATAGATGATTACTCAACACGTTTTAACAAAATTACAGCCGATGTTTTAACTCATGCTACCAAGATTTCTAGCCCTACAAAATATTGCCAATCCATTATTGATGAGTTTAAAATTGATACCGCTAAAATACACTTAACTTACCACGTTTGCGATATTGATAAGTTTAATAAAAACGAAAATAATTTTCAAACCATTTTAGAAAAACATCCACAACTAAAAGGTAAACGATGTGTTCTTTTTGTTGGTCAAATGTTAAGAAGAAAAGCTCCCGATTTAATAATAAAAGCCGCACAAAACATTAAAAATTTAGATAAAAACATCATGTTTATTTTTGTAGGACCTGATTTTGGGTTCTATAACGAATTGAAAACTATTGCAAAAGACGCCAATCTTGAAAATCAATGTCTTTTTCCTGGTGCAGTTTCCGAGTCTGATTTATTCGAATTTTACTCTTTAGCTGATATTTTCATTTTCACTACCATATCTAAAATTGAATGTCTAGGGTTGGTATTTGTACAGGCTATGCTTTCAAACTGTGCAGTAATTGCTTCAAACATTTCTGGCGTACCAGAAGTAATAACGAATGGTGAAAATGGGCTGCTTTTCGAACCAGGAAACATTAAAGAACTACAAAATCATCTCGAAAATTTATTACATGATGACGATTTAAAGGACAAATTAAAAAAATCTGGTAAAGAAACTGTAATGCAACAATTTGATGAGCAAATTGTTTTACAACAGATTAAAGATTTTTATAAATAA